Proteins encoded together in one Yersinia mollaretii ATCC 43969 window:
- the hcp gene encoding hydroxylamine reductase, protein MFCVQCEQTIRTPAGNGCSYAQGMCGKTAETSDLQDLLVAVLQGLSAWALTAREVGIIDHQIDSFAPRAFFSTLTNVNFDSDRIIGYAKEAILLRQSLAIRCRLLDSTITVDHPLAELQLLSDDIPTLQQQSQQFALNSDKAEIGDDIHGLRMLCLYGLKGAAAYMEHAHVLGQHDEQIYAEYHAYMAWLGTQPRDVDTLLNNAMGIGKMNFNVMAILDTGETQAYGDPQPTAVNVRPVAGKAILISGHDLKDLQMLLEQTEGTGVNIYTHGEMLPAHGYPELKRYPHLVGNYGSGWQNQQTEFAKFPGPILMTSNCIIDPNVGNYGDRIWTRSIVGWPGVNHLEGEDFAQVIDQALGMAGFPYNELEHLITVGFGRQTLLNAADTVIDLVATKKLRHVFLVGGCDGSRTERSYFTDFARSVPQDCIIMTLACGKYRFNKLDFGTLEGLPRLLDVGQCNDAYSAIMLAVKLSEKLGCTVNDLPLSLVLSWFEQKAIVILLTLLSLGVKNIYTGPTAPGFLTDNLMGILYEKFGMRPITTVEQDMNAILGS, encoded by the coding sequence ATGTTCTGTGTGCAATGTGAACAAACCATCCGAACGCCTGCGGGCAACGGCTGCTCCTACGCGCAGGGGATGTGCGGAAAAACCGCTGAAACCTCTGATCTACAAGACCTATTAGTTGCCGTGCTGCAAGGGCTTTCCGCTTGGGCATTGACCGCGCGCGAAGTGGGCATCATTGATCATCAGATTGACAGCTTTGCACCCAGAGCCTTCTTCTCGACCCTCACCAATGTGAATTTCGATTCAGACCGAATCATCGGTTACGCCAAAGAAGCGATTTTGCTGCGCCAATCATTGGCTATCCGTTGTCGCTTGCTCGACAGCACTATCACCGTTGATCACCCGTTGGCTGAGCTGCAACTGCTGTCAGATGACATTCCTACCCTGCAACAGCAGTCGCAACAATTCGCCCTGAACAGTGATAAAGCCGAGATCGGCGACGATATTCATGGCCTGCGGATGCTCTGCTTGTATGGTCTGAAGGGCGCAGCGGCCTATATGGAGCATGCCCATGTACTGGGCCAGCACGATGAGCAAATTTACGCTGAATATCATGCTTATATGGCGTGGTTAGGGACACAGCCACGCGACGTGGACACCTTGCTGAATAATGCCATGGGCATTGGCAAAATGAACTTCAATGTCATGGCTATTTTGGACACTGGCGAAACCCAAGCCTATGGTGATCCGCAGCCCACTGCCGTGAATGTGCGCCCGGTGGCGGGTAAAGCCATTTTGATCTCCGGCCATGATCTCAAAGACTTACAAATGTTGCTGGAGCAGACAGAGGGCACCGGGGTTAACATTTATACCCACGGTGAGATGCTGCCCGCCCACGGCTACCCAGAATTAAAACGCTACCCACATCTGGTGGGTAACTACGGCAGTGGCTGGCAGAACCAACAGACCGAATTCGCCAAATTCCCCGGCCCGATCCTGATGACATCCAACTGTATCATTGACCCGAATGTGGGTAATTACGGCGACCGCATCTGGACCCGCAGCATTGTTGGCTGGCCGGGTGTGAATCATCTGGAAGGCGAAGATTTCGCGCAGGTGATTGATCAAGCATTGGGCATGGCGGGCTTCCCGTACAATGAGCTGGAGCACCTGATTACTGTCGGTTTCGGCCGTCAAACTCTGCTGAATGCAGCGGATACGGTGATTGATCTGGTCGCCACTAAAAAACTGCGCCATGTCTTCTTGGTGGGGGGCTGCGATGGTAGCCGCACAGAACGCAGCTATTTCACCGATTTTGCCCGCAGTGTGCCGCAAGATTGCATCATTATGACTCTGGCCTGCGGCAAATACCGCTTCAACAAGCTGGATTTCGGCACACTGGAGGGGTTACCGCGCCTGCTGGATGTCGGCCAATGTAATGATGCTTACTCAGCCATCATGCTGGCGGTAAAATTGTCAGAGAAATTGGGTTGCACCGTCAATGACTTGCCACTCAGTCTGGTGCTGTCATGGTTTGAACAAAAAGCCATTGTGATCCTCCTGACCTTGCTGTCACTGGGCGTTAAAAATATCTATACCGGCCCGACCGCGCCCGGCTTCCTGACGGACAACCTGATGGGGATTCTGTACGAGAAGTTTGGTATGCGGCCGATTACCACTGTCGAGCAAGATATGAACGCGATTCTGGGCAGTTAA